GCGACGCGGTGGGCGAAGTCTGTCGGTCGATCGCCCGCCACGGCCCGCGTCGGTTCTACGTGCTCAACACCGGCATCTCCACCGCCCGCCCGCTCAAGGCCACCGCCGAACAGCTGGCGGGGGAGGGGATCCTGATGCTTTTCACAGACCTCACGACCGCGGGGAAGGGCGCGGTGGACGCGGTGCGCCAGGAGAAATTCGGGACCCACGCGGACGAGATCGAGACCTCCATGATCCTCTACATTGAACCGGGCGCAGTGCGTATGGAGAAGGCGGTGGCGGACGGGGCGGAGGAACGTCCGGGTCCACTCACCCGGAACCGCGAGAACCCCCTCGGGCACTACGCGCCCTCCGGCGTGTTCGGCGACGCCACCCTCGCCACGGCGAAGAAGGGGAAGACGGTGGTGGAGGGGATGCTCGGTGACATCCTGAAGGAGATCGACGCCCTGGCCGCGACCCCCGCCCCCCGGGGGACGCCCCGCTCGCCGTTGGACCGGGAAGGGGGAGCCTCCCCGCCGTGACCGGGGCACACCCCTGTCGTATGCGGCCCGGACCCGACTCGGAGTCCGTTCGTCGTACCGTGGCGCCCTAACGGCTCGTCGAGGACGCCGCTCACATGTCGGGCGAAATACGATGAGCTCTGGCAGGCAGCTCAGACGGCCGGAGCAGAGTAGGCCCGGGCAGACCCCAGACGCGCGTCTACGGATCGCGACGGGCCGTCCGGCTCGGGCGCCCCCGCCAACCTCAGCGGATCATGGCGACCTGTCCGCGGATCTCTCCCGCCGGATACACCTTGGTGTGCACATTGACGTAGGCGTTCCCGTTGCGCATGGCGTTTAGGAGGTCGTCGAAGCTGATGGCGATCACGTCCGAGGCGGTGAAAGTGCCTTGTACGAGGACGCCGTTGACCGCCCCGCCGCTCGCCACGCCGGGGGTAGACGCCGAGCAAAGAGGAACCCGGACCGGCCCCGAGACCCCGGCCGGGGCGACATGGATGTGGCACGCGACGATGTCGTTCATGCCTTCTACTTCAACGCTGAAATGGACGGTGTTGCCGTCCAGCGTGAAGCCCGCGGCCCCGCTCCCGCTCGAGCTGCGGGCGGGGACCTCGTTGGCGCCCATCAACTGGGCTTGGAAGATCGTCTGACCCTTCGTGGGATCGTTGCAGCCCCCGGCAAAGAGGCCGAAGGCGAGACCGACCGCCGCCAGCCAAACGGACCCGCGCATCGTGGCACCTCCGTGGTTTTCGAGACGACCAAGGCCGGTGCTGGCGCCCCGAGGGTTGAGCATGGTTCGACCGGCCCGAAAAGGGGTGGCAAGCTTTGGGCCGTCGGCTTCGTCGTTTGAATTCCGGGGCTTACGAGCGCCCTCCCGCACGAAAGCTTACGGGCACCGTAAGCGCTTACGCCCCGCGAAAGGCACCCCGCGCTCGAGACAAGCGAGGAGGGGACCCGGATTTCGCGCGCGGAGTCCTCTCCCGGGGCGGTGCTATCATGCGCTCCGCATGCCGATCGGGACCCCCTTCCACTCCCGCACCGCCCCTCTCTGCGAGAGCATGAGCTGGCGCGACTGGGCCGGGTACTTCGCGGTCAGCTCCTACGAGGTCCACCACGAGCGCGAGTACAACGCGATCCGCAACGCGGCCGCTCTCATCGACGTCTCCCCCCTCTTCAAGTACCGGGTGAGCGGGAGGGACGCGGCCCGCCTGGTGGACCGCATCGTGACCCGGGACGCCGGGCGGATGGCGGTGGGGCAGGTCGCCTACACGCACTGGTGCGACGGAGCGGGAAAGGTCATCGACGATGGGACGATCTCCCGGCTGGCCGAGGACGTGTACCGTTGGACGGCCGCGGACCCGAGCCTGCGCTGGATCCACACCAACGGCCTCGGCCTCGATGTGCGCGTGGAGGACATCTCGGACCACACCGCGGCCCTGGCCCTGCAGGGCCCGACGAGCCGCGACATCCTGGGCGCGTGCGCCCAGGGCGACCTGGCCCACCTGAAGTACTTTCGCGTGATGCCCTCGCTCATCAGAGGGATCCCGGTCGAGATCTCCCGCACCGGGTACACGGGCGACCTGGGCTACGAAGTGTGGGTGGAGGCCGAGAAGGCGGTGGCGTTGTGGGACGCCTTGATCGAGGCGGGGCGGCCGTACGACGTCACGCCCACGGGGATGCTGGCCCTGGATGTGGCCCGCATCGAGGCCGGCTTGCTCCTGCTCGACGTGGACTACGTGGGGGCCCGCAAGGCCTTGATCCCCTCCCAGAAGTACTCCCCCTACGAGATCGGTCTGGGCCGCCTCGTCAACCTGGAGAAGGCTCCCTTCATAGGGCAGCCGGCCCTCCGGCGGGCGGCGCAGGAGGGTCCGGTCCGGCAGCTCGTGGGACTGGAGGTGGACTGGAGCGACCTCGAGCGCCTGCACGATGAGGCGGGCCTCGCGCCGCAGCTGCCCGCCGCCGCCTCGCGGGTCTCCGTTCCTGTTTACCGCGACGGGATCCAGGTGGGCAAGGCGACGAGCAGCACGTGGTCCCCCACCCTAAAGAGGATGATCGCCCTCGCCACCGTAGCCTCGGAGGCGGCCGCCCTCGGCACCCGCCTGGAGATGGAGTTCACCGTGGACCATCACCGGAGGCAGGTGGGGGTGACGGTGAGCAAGCTGCCCTTCTTCGATCCCCCCCGCAAGCGCGCCTAGGCCCGGGCCCATCCCCCCGCGCGACCCCAAGACGACCCGGGCCAGGGCTCAGTGCCCGGGGGCCAGGACCAGACGCCCAGCCACCCCGCGCTTCTCGAGGCGGTCGTGAGCGCTCGGCGCCGCGGAGAGGGGAAGGACCTCGGAGACCCAGGGCCTAATGGCCCCGCTCCCCACCAGGCGCAGGGCCTCGTCCAGCTCCGCTTGGGTGGTGGCGTAGGCCCCGAGAATCTCCAGCTCTTTCACGATCACGAGGCCAGGGTTCAGGTCCACGGAGGCCGTCATCAGGTTGCCCACCACCACCAGCCGTCCCCCCGGGGCGAGCGCCCGGAGGGTCTGGCCGAAGGTCAGGCTGCCCACGATCTCGATGGCCACGTTGGCTCCCTCGCCCAAGGTTCGCTTCTTGACCTCGGCCGCGAAGTCCAGGTCGTGGGAGACGATGACCTCGTCCGCGCCCGCCTCCATTAGCGCCTCCGCCTTGGCCCCGCTCGAGGTCACGGCCAGGACGCGGGCCCCCTCCAGCCGCGCCAGCTGCACGGCTTGCATGCCCACCCCCCCGCTGGCGCCGGTGATGAGCACGGTCTCGCCCGGGCGCACGCGGCCGCGCGTGCGCACCACGTGAACGGCGGTGCCGGTGGTGCAGCAGGTGGTGGCCGCCACCGGCCAGTCGATGCCGAGGGGGACGCGACCCAGACCGGCCACGGGCGCGGCCATGTAGGCGGCGTAGCCGCCGGGAATCTCCTCCCCAAAGAAGCGGGTGTCGCGCTTGCAGAGGCTCCGGCGGCCGCTGCGGCAGTGGAGGCACTCGCCGCAGGAGAGCCGTTGGAGGGTGGCCGCGCGGTCGCCCACCTTCCAGGCCGCGACTCCCTCGCCCACCGCCACCACCTCCCCCGCGGCCTCGTGGCCCAGGATGGCGGGAACGCGCGTCCGGGGCAGGTCGCCCCGGCGGTTGATGACGTCGTGGAAGCACACCCCGCAGGCGTGGACCTTGAGCACCACCTCGCCCGGGCCGGGGCGCGGGTCGGGGACGGACTCCGTCCGCAGGTTATCGGGGGCCCCAAACGAGTGAAGCACGACTGCTTGCATTCTGCTCTCCTAAGCGCTCACTAGCCGACCAGCCGCTCGCGCAGCCCGTCAGCGTCGATGGTCCTTATGGCCCGCACATAGTCCGTGCCCGGGGGCGGGGTCACGGGCAGGGGATCCGCGACCCTGTGCTCGAATCCCGTCCGGTCGGAGATCGTCTCCTCCGCCGCCCAGGGGTGGCGCGCCAGGAGGGCCGCCCCTCCCGGCCCGAGCTCGAACACCCCCAGGTCGGTGATGAGGCGCGTGCGGCGGGTGGGGTCGGAGGTGGAGGCGATCTGGACCTTTTCCACGAGGTTGCGGCGCGTCTGCTTGCCAACCACGAGCACCGGGCGGTGCACCCAGCGCCGGAGGGTGCCCGCACCCGCCACCCCCGGAAACTTCACCCGCGGCTTCTCGAGCGTGCCCGCGGCGGTCAGGTTGGTGTCGCCGCTCCCGTCCACTTCCGCCGCCCCGAAAAACATGAGGTCGACGCGTCCGCGCCGGGCGTGATCGAACAGATCGGGGATCGTGATCTCGCCCGAGCGCCCATCTAGGTACGCCAGGTCCTCGGAGGAGAGGCGGAGACGGGAGATCTCGGGGTCCAGGGAACCGATAGCGGCGAGGTAGGTCAGGTTCCGGGCGTGGGTGGCCCGGGCCACGGCGATGGCGAGGATGGCCAGGGGGGTGGCGACGCCGGTGGCCACCACATCTCCGTCCTGGATCTCCCGGGCCATGGCCGCCACCACCGTCTCCGCCCGCGTGGGCATGCTCTCCGCGATCATGCGACCTCCTGGGGGGCGGCCTCCCGCGCCACCTCCGCCTGTCGACGGGGCGGGAGCACGGTGGTCCGGAGGTACTCCGCCTCCCGGCCACCTTCCGCCAGCGAGAGGTAGCGCTCGAGGTGGGCCTCGTCCGCGGGGTAGAGGCCGGTGCACCCCGTGGGGTAGGCCCCGCGCGGCTCCTCCACGATCAGGTCCACCATGAAGCCGGGGATGGTGGCCCGGGGGACCCGGGGCAGGCGCTCCTCCGCGGTGGCCACGATCCGGCGCGCAGCCCCCGCGGTCAGAAGGTCGGTGGTGGGGTCCTCGATCCAGAGGTTCCCGTCCTCGTCGACGGCCCGCGCGTGGATCAGGGCCACGTCGGGATGGCAGGCCCGCTCCACGGGAACCTGCTCCCCGGTGAAGGGGTCCGCCACCGTGGGCAGGGGGTTCTGGGCGGCGAGAGCGGAGCCGCCGAAGTCGGGTACGGGCAGGAAGGGCAGACCCATGGCCGCGGCGCGGAGGCTCTGCACGAGCCGGTAGCCGTCGTGCTCCGCCCAGGCGAGGGTGCCCGCCTCGATCGCCCTCTTCAGGCAGGGCATGGACCGCACCCGGCCGTCGAGGGTGATGGCCGAGAACAGGAACTCCACCCGCGCCACCGCCCCCGCCGCGACCAGGATCTCCGCGGGGAGGGGGTTGGGCATGGAGATGACCTTAAGGCGCCGCCGCCCCTGGCGCACGAGCGCGAACACGAGGGCCATGGGGGCCCGCCCCAGCATGAAGCCGCCGGGAG
This is a stretch of genomic DNA from Vicinamibacteria bacterium. It encodes these proteins:
- a CDS encoding creatininase family protein; the encoded protein is MFRWLGLLLFAPVSLAAEAGDTPSFEVVKTRESGGTGVRLGDIPWTEAEKRLTADRVVVLPLGAGSKEHGPHLPLRTDAILAEYFARRVMEARPVVVLPTLTYGFYPAFLEYPGSTSLSFETQRDAVGEVCRSIARHGPRRFYVLNTGISTARPLKATAEQLAGEGILMLFTDLTTAGKGAVDAVRQEKFGTHADEIETSMILYIEPGAVRMEKAVADGAEERPGPLTRNRENPLGHYAPSGVFGDATLATAKKGKTVVEGMLGDILKEIDALAATPAPRGTPRSPLDREGGASPP
- a CDS encoding CHRD domain-containing protein, producing MRGSVWLAAVGLAFGLFAGGCNDPTKGQTIFQAQLMGANEVPARSSSGSGAAGFTLDGNTVHFSVEVEGMNDIVACHIHVAPAGVSGPVRVPLCSASTPGVASGGAVNGVLVQGTFTASDVIAISFDDLLNAMRNGNAYVNVHTKVYPAGEIRGQVAMIR
- a CDS encoding aminomethyltransferase family protein, whose product is MPIGTPFHSRTAPLCESMSWRDWAGYFAVSSYEVHHEREYNAIRNAAALIDVSPLFKYRVSGRDAARLVDRIVTRDAGRMAVGQVAYTHWCDGAGKVIDDGTISRLAEDVYRWTAADPSLRWIHTNGLGLDVRVEDISDHTAALALQGPTSRDILGACAQGDLAHLKYFRVMPSLIRGIPVEISRTGYTGDLGYEVWVEAEKAVALWDALIEAGRPYDVTPTGMLALDVARIEAGLLLLDVDYVGARKALIPSQKYSPYEIGLGRLVNLEKAPFIGQPALRRAAQEGPVRQLVGLEVDWSDLERLHDEAGLAPQLPAAASRVSVPVYRDGIQVGKATSSTWSPTLKRMIALATVASEAAALGTRLEMEFTVDHHRRQVGVTVSKLPFFDPPRKRA
- a CDS encoding alcohol dehydrogenase catalytic domain-containing protein, which codes for MQAVVLHSFGAPDNLRTESVPDPRPGPGEVVLKVHACGVCFHDVINRRGDLPRTRVPAILGHEAAGEVVAVGEGVAAWKVGDRAATLQRLSCGECLHCRSGRRSLCKRDTRFFGEEIPGGYAAYMAAPVAGLGRVPLGIDWPVAATTCCTTGTAVHVVRTRGRVRPGETVLITGASGGVGMQAVQLARLEGARVLAVTSSGAKAEALMEAGADEVIVSHDLDFAAEVKKRTLGEGANVAIEIVGSLTFGQTLRALAPGGRLVVVGNLMTASVDLNPGLVIVKELEILGAYATTQAELDEALRLVGSGAIRPWVSEVLPLSAAPSAHDRLEKRGVAGRLVLAPGH
- a CDS encoding CoA-transferase; translated protein: MIAESMPTRAETVVAAMAREIQDGDVVATGVATPLAILAIAVARATHARNLTYLAAIGSLDPEISRLRLSSEDLAYLDGRSGEITIPDLFDHARRGRVDLMFFGAAEVDGSGDTNLTAAGTLEKPRVKFPGVAGAGTLRRWVHRPVLVVGKQTRRNLVEKVQIASTSDPTRRTRLITDLGVFELGPGGAALLARHPWAAEETISDRTGFEHRVADPLPVTPPPGTDYVRAIRTIDADGLRERLVG
- a CDS encoding CoA-transferase is translated as MRRPRFVGLEEAAASIPDDATIAPGGFMLGRAPMALVFALVRQGRRRLKVISMPNPLPAEILVAAGAVARVEFLFSAITLDGRVRSMPCLKRAIEAGTLAWAEHDGYRLVQSLRAAAMGLPFLPVPDFGGSALAAQNPLPTVADPFTGEQVPVERACHPDVALIHARAVDEDGNLWIEDPTTDLLTAGAARRIVATAEERLPRVPRATIPGFMVDLIVEEPRGAYPTGCTGLYPADEAHLERYLSLAEGGREAEYLRTTVLPPRRQAEVAREAAPQEVA